The proteins below are encoded in one region of Scleropages formosus chromosome 19, fSclFor1.1, whole genome shotgun sequence:
- the kansl2 gene encoding KAT8 regulatory NSL complex subunit 2: protein MNRIRIHVLPSSRARVAPAARAQEPQTCSFTQRPCSQPRLEGLEFCIKHVLEDKNAPYKQCSYVSNKNGKRCPNAAPKPDKKDGVAFCAEHARRNALALQAQMRKASAGPTPEVLLSQLSGYTRPESTHGQDGGRSEGSRVLDEDSWSEEEQDPVVLDQTWRGDPDSEADSVDSDHEDPLKHAGVYTAEEVALITREKLIRLQSLYIDQFKRLQHLLKEKKRRYLHSRKVEHDTIGSSLLTGPEGLSMKERQNLKKLKALRRYRRRYGVEALLHRQLRERRLAATEGLSSQVHIARSNQRCISFVEGARCPNQCLPMTRHCVSHIYQDSHQVLFKMCPGLKDVPCDRPVHMGQSEEPRCPLHLSLPPPMYQPEQEPLVPEQLAPAPSDLYLSAAELQPTENLPMEFSDDLDVVGDGMQCPPSPLLFDTALALEDQTIREIAEAPMDILTGEEQPDLDLSERDDESTVDQVVSEEPERGSSKGEAVQDVSTQDSSAVAADAT, encoded by the exons ATGAATAGGATTCGGATTCACGTGTTGCCATCAAGCAGAGCTCGCGTAGCTCCAGCTGCCCGTGCCCAGGAACCTCAGACCTGCTCTTTCACCCAGCGGCCCTGTTCACAGCCACGTCTGGAGGGCCTTGAGTTCTGCATTAAACATGTGCTGGAGGACAAGAATGCCCCCTACAAACAGTGCAGCTATGTATCCAACAAGAACGGCAAACGCTGCCCCAATGCAGCACCAAAGCCTGACAAGAAAGATGG GGTTGCATTCTGTGCTGAACATGCCCGCAGGAATGCTTTAGCCCTGCAGGCTCAGATGAGGAAAGCATCTGCAGGACCCACTCCTGAGGTCCTGCTGTCCCAGCTGAGTGGATACACTCGGCCAGAGTCGACACACGGCCAGGATGGTGGCCGCAGCGAGGGAAGCCGTGTACTGG ATGAGGACAGTTGGAGTGAAGAGGAGCAGGATCCTGTGGTATTGGACCAGACGTGGAGAGGAGACCCAGATAGTGAGGCAGACAGCGTTGACAGTGATCATGAGGACCCCCTAAA GCATGCTGGAGTCTACACTGCAGAAGAGGTTGCACTGATAACGCGTGAAAAGCTAATCCGTCTTCAGTCGCTTTACATTGACCAGTTCAAGCGTCTGCAGCACCTCCTAAAGGAGAAGAAGCGACGGTACCTACACAGCCGCAAAGTGGAACATGATACTATAG GGAGCAGCCTTTTAACAGGACCTGAGGGATTGTCTATGAAGGAGAGGCAGAACCTAAAGAAGCTGAAGGCCCTGCGGCGATATAGGCGGCGTTATGGTGTAGAGGCTTTGTTGCATCGACAGCTCCGAGAGCGCAGACTGGCAGCCACCGAAGGACTCTCCTCTCAG GTTCACATCGCACGATCAAACCAGAGATGCATCTCCTTTGTTGAAGGGGCCCGCTGTCCAAATCAGTGCCTTCCTATGACTCGACATTGTGTTTCTC ACATCTATCAGGATAGTCACCAGGTGCTTTTCAAGATGTGTCCAGGGCTGAAGGATGTGCCATGTGACCGCCCAGTGCATATGGGGCAATCCGAGGAGCCACGATGTCCTTTACACCTGTCCCTGCCACCTCCAATGTACCAGCCTGAACAGGAGCCTCTGGTGCCAGAGCAGCTGGCCCCTGCACCCTCTGACCTGTACCTGAGTGCAGCTGAGTTGCAACCCACAGAAAACCTCCCTATGGAGTTCAGTGAT GACTTGGATGTCGTTGGGGATGGTATGCAGTGTCCCCCGTCGCCCTTACTTTTTGACACTGCACTAGCCCTGGAGGACCAAACCATTCGAGAAATTGCAGAAGCTCCCATGGACATTCTGACTGGTGAAGAGCAGCCTGACTTGGACCTCTCTGAGAGGGATGATGAGTCCACTGTAGACCAG GTTGTTTCCGAGGAACCTGAAAGAGGAAGTAGCAAAGGAGAAGCTGTACAGGATGTCTCTACACAAGACTCCAGCGCAGTGGCAGCAGATGCCACCTGA